Proteins co-encoded in one Cytophaga hutchinsonii ATCC 33406 genomic window:
- a CDS encoding heavy-metal-associated domain-containing protein — translation MKTLKFKTNINCSGCVAKVTPALNTLEGINEWKVDTTVPEKILEIKTDILNDNEIIQKLIALGFKAEIYD, via the coding sequence ATGAAAACGCTAAAATTTAAAACAAATATTAATTGCAGTGGTTGTGTTGCTAAAGTAACTCCAGCATTAAATACATTAGAAGGTATTAACGAGTGGAAGGTTGATACAACAGTCCCTGAAAAGATACTGGAAATTAAGACAGATATACTTAATGATAATGAGATAATTCAAAAGCTTATCGCTCTTGGATTCAAGGCGGAAATATATGATTAA
- a CDS encoding copper-translocating P-type ATPase encodes METKDIFEIPLSGVHSEHCALLVDKTFAQNTDISTHKVDFNNERALLNFKSLTPDFTKVVKDIRSIGYDVLTVKKSFPVLGMSCASCASSSQSILETQPGVISVAVNYANTTAQIEYIPTITNPKKLKASLQSIGYDLMVDESEEAKDTLEEIHKKNYTILRNKTIAAIVLSLPIVVIGMFFMDIPYANYIMWALSTPVIGYIGSSFFINAWKQAKHRSANMDTLVALSTGVAYFFSVFNTLFPEYWHQKGLHAHVYFEAASVVIAFILLGKLLEEKAKGNTSSAIKKLIGLQPKTVTVVHQGGHQVETPIANVKIGDVLLVKPGEKIAVDGKLVYGNSFVDESMISGEPIPIEKNINDSVLAGTINQKGSFQFVAEKVGGDTMLAHIIKMVQDAQGSKAPVQKLVDKIAGVFVPIVIVIAILSLIVWVLFGGENGFTQGMLAMVTVLVIACPCALGLATPTAIMVGVGKGAEAGILIKDAESLETARKINAIILDKTGTITEGKPAVTDVIWLNENADKINVFASIEKQSEHPLAEAVVNYFGEMSYLKVDNFESITGSGAKAVVDNTSYFIGNMKLIDAQKINIHTNLRNKSNLWLKEAKTVIYFANTTEVLAVLAISDKIKTTSIDAIKQLKTLGIEVYMLTGDNTFTAEAIAKQVGISQFKAEVLPSDKANFVKELQAQGKVVAMVGDGINDSNALAQANVSIAMGKGSDIAMDVAKMTIISSDLSKIPQAIKLSTYTVNAIRQNLFWAFIYNIIGIPLAAGILYPFTGFLLNPMIAGAAMALSSVSVVSNSLRLKFKSI; translated from the coding sequence ATGGAAACGAAAGACATATTTGAAATACCTTTATCAGGTGTACATAGTGAGCATTGTGCTCTTTTAGTAGACAAGACATTTGCTCAGAATACCGACATTTCTACTCATAAGGTAGACTTCAATAATGAACGTGCTTTACTTAATTTTAAATCATTAACTCCTGATTTTACGAAGGTGGTTAAAGATATCCGCAGTATCGGATATGATGTATTAACTGTTAAAAAATCATTTCCGGTTCTTGGAATGTCTTGTGCATCCTGTGCAAGCAGTTCACAGAGTATTCTTGAAACACAACCTGGTGTGATAAGTGTTGCTGTAAATTATGCAAACACAACAGCGCAGATAGAATATATTCCAACGATTACAAATCCAAAAAAACTTAAAGCTTCATTACAATCTATCGGTTACGACTTGATGGTTGATGAAAGCGAAGAAGCAAAAGACACGCTAGAGGAAATTCATAAAAAAAATTATACGATTCTTAGGAATAAAACAATTGCAGCAATCGTACTCTCATTACCTATCGTTGTAATAGGGATGTTTTTTATGGACATACCATATGCAAATTATATTATGTGGGCATTGTCTACACCTGTGATTGGCTATATAGGGAGTTCTTTTTTTATCAATGCCTGGAAACAAGCCAAACATAGGTCTGCTAATATGGATACACTGGTTGCATTAAGCACAGGTGTAGCATATTTCTTTAGTGTATTTAACACTTTGTTTCCTGAATACTGGCATCAGAAAGGCCTTCATGCACATGTATATTTTGAAGCGGCTTCGGTAGTTATTGCTTTTATTTTACTCGGAAAATTATTAGAAGAAAAGGCTAAAGGAAATACATCTTCTGCAATTAAAAAATTAATTGGTTTGCAGCCTAAAACGGTTACGGTCGTTCATCAAGGTGGTCATCAGGTTGAAACGCCGATAGCTAATGTAAAGATTGGTGATGTACTATTAGTGAAGCCGGGAGAAAAGATTGCTGTAGACGGCAAACTTGTTTATGGCAACTCTTTTGTGGATGAAAGTATGATAAGTGGCGAACCTATCCCTATTGAAAAAAATATAAATGATTCTGTGCTTGCAGGCACGATAAATCAAAAGGGAAGTTTTCAATTCGTTGCAGAAAAAGTCGGTGGAGATACGATGCTGGCACACATAATTAAAATGGTGCAAGATGCACAAGGTAGTAAAGCTCCGGTTCAAAAACTTGTTGATAAAATCGCAGGTGTATTTGTACCGATAGTTATTGTAATAGCAATCTTAAGTTTAATAGTGTGGGTGTTGTTTGGAGGCGAAAACGGTTTCACGCAAGGTATGCTGGCAATGGTTACTGTTCTTGTAATAGCGTGCCCTTGTGCGTTAGGATTGGCCACTCCTACGGCAATAATGGTTGGTGTCGGGAAAGGTGCTGAAGCTGGCATCTTGATAAAAGATGCTGAAAGTCTTGAGACTGCAAGGAAGATAAATGCAATTATCCTCGATAAAACAGGAACGATTACAGAAGGCAAGCCTGCTGTGACGGATGTTATTTGGTTGAATGAAAACGCAGACAAAATTAACGTTTTCGCATCCATTGAAAAACAATCCGAACATCCCCTTGCGGAAGCTGTTGTTAACTATTTTGGAGAAATGAGTTACCTAAAAGTTGATAATTTTGAAAGCATTACCGGTTCTGGAGCAAAAGCGGTTGTAGATAATACATCGTATTTCATAGGTAATATGAAATTGATTGATGCACAAAAAATCAACATACATACAAATCTTAGAAATAAATCTAATCTATGGCTTAAAGAAGCTAAGACTGTCATTTACTTTGCTAATACCACAGAAGTTTTAGCAGTATTAGCTATTTCGGATAAAATCAAAACTACTTCCATAGATGCAATTAAACAACTCAAAACGTTGGGCATAGAAGTATATATGCTTACAGGCGACAATACCTTTACTGCTGAAGCTATAGCCAAGCAAGTCGGTATAAGTCAATTTAAAGCAGAAGTGTTACCATCTGATAAAGCGAATTTTGTTAAGGAGCTGCAGGCACAAGGTAAAGTTGTTGCAATGGTAGGTGACGGAATCAACGACAGTAATGCATTGGCACAGGCTAATGTTAGTATAGCCATGGGCAAAGGAAGTGATATTGCAATGGATGTTGCAAAAATGACTATCATTTCATCTGACCTTTCTAAAATACCTCAAGCAATAAAACTATCTACCTATACGGTTAATGCCATCCGACAAAATTTATTCTGGGCATTTATCTATAACATAATCGGTATCCCTTTGGCAGCTGGTATCCTCTACCCTTTTACAGGTTTTTTATTAAACCCAATGATTGCCGGAGCAGCTATGGCACTGAGCTCTGTAAGTGTTGTTAGTAACAGTTTGAGATTAAAATTTAAATCCATTTAA
- a CDS encoding AraC family transcriptional regulator: MNKEIILHIKNMVCPRCIKVVTDELTELGINTINVSLGKVQLTAPVSNESLFEIKKALEKNGFELLDDKKSKVIEQIKILIIEGIRDGKFSEMHINLSQYINDQVQMEYSYLSNLFSSVEGKTIERFVILQKIERIKELISYDELSIKEIAGLLGYSSLQALSNQFKKETGMNPRDFKKISADVTRNPINDI, from the coding sequence ATGAACAAGGAGATTATTTTACATATAAAAAATATGGTTTGTCCACGATGTATAAAGGTTGTGACCGATGAACTGACAGAGCTAGGTATCAACACTATCAACGTCAGCTTGGGAAAGGTACAATTAACAGCTCCAGTTTCTAATGAAAGCCTGTTTGAAATAAAAAAAGCACTTGAAAAAAATGGATTCGAATTGCTGGATGATAAAAAGTCTAAAGTAATTGAGCAGATTAAAATATTAATTATAGAAGGAATCAGGGATGGTAAATTTTCTGAAATGCATATTAATTTGTCTCAATATATTAATGACCAAGTGCAGATGGAATATTCTTATTTAAGTAATCTATTTTCATCCGTTGAAGGTAAAACAATTGAGCGATTTGTAATTTTGCAAAAAATAGAACGCATCAAAGAATTAATTTCCTATGATGAATTGAGTATAAAAGAAATTGCCGGCCTTTTGGGATATAGCAGTCTGCAAGCACTTTCAAATCAATTTAAAAAAGAGACAGGAATGAATCCAAGAGACTTTAAAAAAATATCTGCAGACGTGACACGTAATCCAATAAATGATATTTAA
- a CDS encoding efflux RND transporter periplasmic adaptor subunit yields MKNIVLGLTLLIVAWSCNKESGKNTPDNVFYTCSMDPQVMEKKPGKCPICKMDLTKVIIDKNDMQSGLKLNNEQEQSANIKTLIISEGDLGREKTVNGRIVINENKRFKISSRVSGRIEKLYIKSLGETISKGVKLYDLYSEDLLVAQREYLIAIEKSKEFSGSELDYIQLADGAKNKLILWGMNENQIKSLINKKELSNTVTIYSPYKGVVTSVNKREGDYVMDGDVVFETADLSTLWVEAELYAGEVNEFDVNDPVAIKIIGFPGKIWNSRIDFFAPQLQTQSKVNLVRAEISNTDMSLRPGMQANIVLKENTKKALFLPLNAILQDSKGATVWIKEKDGSYHSRMVITGIESNDNIEIRSGIEAGEEVVINGAYLLNSEYIFKKGTNPMAGHDMSNM; encoded by the coding sequence ATGAAAAATATAGTATTAGGCTTAACGCTTCTGATAGTAGCATGGTCATGTAACAAAGAATCCGGAAAAAATACTCCTGACAATGTATTCTATACATGTTCAATGGATCCTCAGGTCATGGAGAAGAAACCTGGAAAATGTCCGATTTGTAAAATGGATCTTACAAAAGTTATTATTGACAAAAATGATATGCAAAGCGGATTGAAATTAAATAACGAACAGGAACAATCCGCTAACATCAAAACCCTAATCATTTCAGAAGGAGATTTAGGAAGAGAAAAAACAGTCAATGGTCGCATAGTAATCAATGAAAATAAACGTTTCAAAATCAGTAGTAGAGTAAGCGGGAGAATTGAAAAACTTTACATAAAAAGTCTTGGGGAAACAATAAGCAAAGGAGTAAAACTATATGATTTATATAGCGAAGATCTTTTAGTTGCTCAAAGGGAATACCTGATTGCAATAGAAAAATCTAAAGAGTTTTCAGGATCTGAATTGGATTATATTCAATTAGCCGATGGGGCCAAAAACAAATTGATTTTATGGGGAATGAATGAAAATCAAATAAAATCACTGATTAATAAAAAAGAACTAAGCAACACCGTCACCATTTATAGCCCATATAAAGGAGTTGTAACTTCAGTAAACAAAAGAGAAGGCGATTATGTAATGGATGGAGATGTTGTCTTCGAAACAGCGGACCTATCTACGTTGTGGGTAGAAGCGGAATTGTATGCCGGCGAAGTAAATGAGTTTGATGTGAATGACCCCGTTGCAATAAAGATTATTGGTTTCCCAGGAAAAATATGGAACAGTCGTATTGACTTTTTTGCACCTCAGCTACAAACTCAGTCTAAAGTAAATCTTGTAAGAGCTGAAATATCTAATACTGACATGTCATTAAGGCCAGGAATGCAAGCAAATATTGTATTAAAAGAAAACACAAAGAAAGCGTTATTTCTTCCATTAAATGCAATACTTCAGGATTCTAAGGGAGCAACGGTTTGGATTAAGGAAAAAGATGGTTCTTATCATAGCAGGATGGTTATAACAGGCATTGAAAGCAATGACAATATAGAAATCCGTTCAGGTATCGAGGCCGGCGAAGAAGTTGTTATCAATGGTGCATACTTGCTCAACAGCGAATATATATTTAAAAAAGGAACTAATCCTATGGCAGGTCACGATATGTCTAACATGTAA
- a CDS encoding HlyD family efflux transporter periplasmic adaptor subunit — MKRLLNKNNSIYLFMLGIILTSLACNNKQTELHVHASAEMSNEAKIYTCPMHPEIIRNKPGKCPICGMDLVEKGAIMQNLGELSIDDVIEPVNQTVIGKAKTITPLNKKMLSQIESSGYITYNPKNTSSVSSRFDGRIDKLYIKYNFQEVTKGQKIMDVYSPELVTAQQNYIFLLNNKEDDPSLLQATKQRLILLGMNEAQLLQLEKTRKPEYLVSIYAPVSGHIHQMSDVTELTMPTMPMNGDKTGNSMNTSATEFNIREGVYIKKGEPVFNIISLSQVWVILKVYPQDISTIKIGQPVTIISEVAPDNAINAKISFIEPILDADSKFASVRVYLDKSDHHIFKIGSLVNAIISTDGQDGLWIPTSATLNLGNGNSIVFKKEGNNFRASAITVANRVDNEINIISGLSAHDTIALNAWYMVDSESFVLTK; from the coding sequence ATGAAAAGACTATTGAACAAAAATAATAGTATATATCTATTTATGCTTGGTATAATATTGACTTCTCTAGCCTGCAATAATAAACAGACTGAATTACATGTGCATGCTAGTGCTGAGATGAGCAATGAAGCCAAAATATATACTTGTCCAATGCATCCGGAGATTATACGAAATAAACCAGGAAAATGCCCTATATGTGGTATGGATCTGGTTGAAAAAGGTGCTATCATGCAAAACTTAGGGGAGCTATCTATTGATGATGTGATTGAACCCGTAAATCAAACGGTAATTGGTAAAGCAAAAACAATCACTCCCCTTAATAAGAAAATGTTATCGCAAATTGAATCGAGCGGATACATTACTTACAATCCAAAAAATACTTCTTCTGTATCATCCCGATTCGATGGCAGGATTGATAAACTATATATAAAATATAATTTTCAGGAAGTAACCAAAGGCCAAAAAATCATGGACGTATACAGTCCTGAACTGGTAACAGCACAACAGAATTACATTTTTCTTTTAAACAATAAAGAAGATGATCCCTCTCTCCTGCAAGCAACAAAACAAAGATTGATTCTTTTGGGAATGAATGAAGCGCAACTACTACAATTAGAAAAAACACGAAAGCCGGAATATCTTGTATCTATTTATGCACCTGTAAGCGGACATATACATCAAATGAGTGATGTAACTGAATTAACGATGCCCACAATGCCAATGAATGGGGACAAAACTGGCAACTCAATGAATACATCTGCAACGGAATTTAATATACGTGAAGGTGTATATATAAAAAAAGGCGAACCAGTTTTTAATATTATAAGTCTTTCTCAAGTATGGGTAATATTAAAAGTGTATCCTCAAGATATAAGCACAATAAAAATTGGTCAACCTGTCACAATCATATCTGAAGTTGCTCCTGATAATGCAATCAATGCAAAGATTAGTTTTATTGAACCAATATTAGATGCAGATTCAAAATTTGCCAGTGTGCGTGTTTATCTGGACAAAAGTGATCATCACATTTTTAAAATAGGTTCTTTGGTAAATGCTATTATTTCTACCGATGGGCAGGATGGTCTTTGGATACCTACATCAGCAACGCTTAATCTAGGCAATGGCAACTCTATCGTATTTAAAAAAGAAGGAAATAACTTTAGAGCATCTGCAATCACTGTAGCTAATAGAGTAGATAACGAGATTAACATAATAAGCGGACTTTCTGCACATGATACAATAGCTTTAAATGCATGGTATATGGTAGACAGCGAAAGCTTTGTATTAACAAAATAA
- a CDS encoding TolC family protein, which yields MQLDTIISTIEQANPELQMYDAQSAAFTSYAEGAKAWEAPKVGAGFFMTPYNPSMWKADNSGGMNNMGTNGMGSFMIQGQQMIPNPAKLKANEKYMQSMSEVEIANKDYVKNDLFAQAKMNYAEWIILKKKLYVLDEQEQLMNYIIKTSEIRYPYQQEKLNSIYKAKAELAAIQNMRLMFESEISWKRVALNQLMNRDKSIQFDVDTSIVFKNYEAIRLDTTLLITNRSDLTAIEKNILVYKNKQQYENSRLKPDFEIQYGHMFSFGNNPNLFTLMGMVTIPIAPWSSKMYKSTALGINYEIQGYQKQKEAIINEASGMVESLQWRISSQKKQINIYENTMLPALQKNYKASVLAYEQNTEDLFVVLDAVQALQMAKMELLDKKQQLLLLQIEYEKTIEQK from the coding sequence ATGCAACTAGATACCATTATCTCGACGATAGAACAGGCTAATCCGGAATTACAGATGTATGATGCACAATCTGCTGCTTTTACGAGCTATGCTGAAGGAGCTAAAGCTTGGGAAGCACCCAAAGTAGGCGCAGGTTTTTTTATGACCCCATACAATCCATCTATGTGGAAAGCGGATAATTCTGGTGGTATGAATAATATGGGTACTAATGGTATGGGCTCATTCATGATTCAAGGCCAGCAAATGATTCCCAACCCTGCTAAACTAAAAGCTAATGAAAAATACATGCAAAGTATGTCAGAAGTGGAAATAGCAAATAAAGACTATGTGAAAAATGATTTGTTTGCACAGGCTAAAATGAATTATGCTGAATGGATTATTCTTAAAAAGAAATTATATGTATTGGATGAACAGGAGCAATTAATGAATTATATCATTAAAACTTCTGAAATCCGCTATCCGTACCAACAGGAAAAGTTAAATTCTATATATAAAGCTAAAGCAGAGCTCGCCGCAATTCAGAATATGCGTTTGATGTTCGAAAGCGAAATAAGTTGGAAAAGAGTTGCATTGAACCAATTAATGAACCGTGACAAGTCAATACAATTTGATGTAGATACAAGTATTGTATTTAAAAATTACGAAGCAATAAGATTAGATACAACATTACTGATTACAAACAGAAGTGACCTTACTGCCATCGAGAAAAATATTCTAGTTTATAAAAATAAGCAGCAATATGAAAATAGCCGTTTAAAACCGGACTTCGAAATCCAATACGGCCATATGTTTTCATTTGGTAATAATCCCAATTTATTTACACTTATGGGCATGGTAACAATTCCTATTGCTCCATGGTCTTCAAAGATGTATAAATCTACAGCTTTAGGAATAAATTATGAGATACAGGGATATCAAAAGCAAAAAGAAGCAATCATTAATGAAGCCTCTGGCATGGTAGAATCTTTACAATGGCGAATCTCATCTCAAAAAAAACAAATAAATATTTACGAAAACACGATGTTGCCTGCTTTACAAAAAAATTATAAAGCCTCAGTACTTGCTTATGAGCAAAATACAGAGGATCTATTTGTAGTGTTGGATGCAGTGCAAGCATTGCAAATGGCAAAAATGGAATTGCTTGATAAAAAACAACAATTATTACTTCTTCAAATTGAATATGAAAAGACTATTGAACAAAAATAA
- a CDS encoding efflux RND transporter permease subunit, with the protein MVNKLISFSIRNRFIVLFIAVGVFAWGILSITKNPIDAIPDLSENQVIVFTEWMGRSPQVIEDQITYPLVSNLQGIPKIKNVRGTSMFGMSFVYIIFEDDVDIYWARTRVLERLNYAQRLLPQGITPTLGPDGTGVGHVFWYYLDAKNIDLGEQRALQDWYIKFGLQTVKGVSEVASFGGFQKQYQINIDPNKLTYYNLTLMDVLKAVKVNNNDVGGRKFEMSDMSYIVRGLGYIKKIEDVENVPVSTNNTIPIRIKDIATVQMGGDIRLGIFDNNGEGEVVGGIVVMRYGENADNVIKDVKAKLKDIEKGLPEGVTIKVAYDRSTLIEEAISSIKHTLGEEIITVSLVVIIFLLSWKSAFSIIIQIPITIAASFILLNMFGISSNIMSLTGIALAIGVIVDNGIVMAENCHRNLSLKVYDEQDRLNIIEKSCKQVGRGIFFSTIIIIASFLPVFMLSGQEGKLFHPLAWTKTFILLVDAILAVTLAPVLISFFMKGKLRPESSNPINRWLEKIYTPIITWCLTWRKTTLGINILALLISIPLLMSLGKEFMPPLDEGSILFMPVTLPDVSNSEVKRILQIQDKIIKSVPEVESVLGKAGRANTATDNSPISMIETIVLLKPKSEWRAGIKKEDIINELNAKLQIPGVVNGWTQPIINRINMLSTGIRTDVGLKVYGQNLDSINAFSQMLKKELEGIEGVKDLYVEPITGGKYLDITIKKQEIGRYGLTEDDINMIVESALGGMNLTTTIEGRQRFNVNARFAQDYRNSIEKIKRTPVQTMNYGTIPLSAVADITLSEGPPMINSENAMLRGTILFNVRDRDLGSTVDEAMKKLNNKISKLPKGYFIEWSGQYENLIRAERTLLIIIPVVLVIIFFALYLAFHSLREAFLSLLTIPFALIGGAYMIYFYQVNLSVAVMVGFIALFGIAVETGIIMVIYLNDAMHQLVLKKKELNESITNEDIREYVINGAAKRLRPKLMTVSVALFGLVPVLWSSGVGSDVMLPIVLPMIGGVLTSSTHILLVTPLIFEMTKEYELRKFGKIDVLEVEH; encoded by the coding sequence ATGGTAAACAAACTTATTTCCTTTTCCATCAGAAACCGCTTTATCGTTCTGTTCATCGCAGTAGGTGTCTTTGCATGGGGTATTTTATCCATCACAAAAAATCCCATTGATGCTATTCCAGACCTTTCTGAAAATCAGGTAATCGTATTCACTGAATGGATGGGACGTAGCCCACAGGTAATCGAAGATCAGATTACGTATCCTTTGGTTTCAAACCTACAAGGAATTCCAAAAATTAAAAATGTACGCGGAACTTCAATGTTCGGGATGAGTTTTGTTTACATCATTTTTGAAGACGATGTAGATATTTATTGGGCTAGAACCAGAGTACTTGAGCGGCTTAATTATGCACAGCGACTATTACCCCAAGGCATCACTCCTACTCTAGGACCTGATGGAACAGGCGTAGGACATGTATTCTGGTATTATTTAGACGCTAAAAATATTGATTTAGGAGAACAGCGTGCCTTACAGGATTGGTATATCAAATTTGGCTTACAGACTGTGAAAGGTGTAAGTGAAGTAGCATCTTTTGGTGGCTTTCAAAAACAATATCAGATTAACATTGATCCAAATAAACTTACTTATTACAATCTCACTTTAATGGATGTCCTCAAGGCTGTAAAAGTCAACAACAATGATGTTGGAGGCAGAAAGTTTGAGATGAGTGATATGAGCTATATCGTTCGTGGATTAGGGTACATTAAAAAAATTGAAGACGTAGAAAATGTACCTGTTTCAACAAATAACACCATACCGATTCGCATCAAAGATATAGCCACCGTGCAAATGGGCGGTGATATTCGATTAGGGATATTTGACAATAATGGTGAAGGCGAAGTTGTCGGAGGGATTGTAGTTATGCGCTATGGAGAGAATGCAGATAATGTTATTAAAGATGTAAAAGCTAAATTAAAAGATATTGAAAAAGGCCTACCCGAAGGTGTAACCATTAAAGTTGCATATGACAGAAGTACGTTGATTGAAGAAGCAATTAGCTCTATTAAGCATACCTTAGGAGAAGAAATTATTACAGTTTCTTTAGTAGTCATTATATTTTTGCTTAGCTGGAAAAGTGCTTTCAGTATTATTATTCAAATACCCATTACTATTGCAGCAAGTTTTATTCTGCTGAATATGTTTGGTATTTCCTCCAACATCATGTCTCTTACAGGGATAGCGCTAGCTATTGGTGTTATTGTAGATAACGGAATAGTCATGGCAGAGAACTGCCATCGAAATTTATCTCTCAAAGTTTATGATGAGCAAGATCGCCTGAATATTATTGAAAAATCCTGTAAACAGGTAGGCCGAGGAATTTTCTTTTCAACCATTATTATTATTGCTTCTTTCTTACCCGTATTTATGCTTTCAGGACAAGAGGGGAAATTATTTCATCCATTAGCATGGACAAAAACATTTATACTTTTAGTGGATGCCATTTTGGCTGTTACACTGGCACCTGTACTGATTTCATTTTTCATGAAAGGTAAACTAAGGCCTGAATCCAGTAATCCAATAAACAGATGGCTTGAGAAAATATATACTCCTATTATCACATGGTGCTTAACATGGAGAAAAACGACTCTTGGAATTAACATATTGGCTTTACTTATTAGCATCCCATTATTGATGAGCCTTGGCAAAGAGTTTATGCCACCGCTTGATGAAGGTTCTATATTATTCATGCCTGTAACATTACCAGATGTTTCTAATTCAGAGGTCAAAAGGATATTACAAATTCAAGACAAAATTATTAAATCTGTACCTGAAGTTGAATCTGTATTAGGGAAAGCAGGAAGAGCAAATACTGCTACAGATAACTCTCCTATTAGTATGATTGAAACCATTGTGTTATTAAAACCAAAATCTGAATGGAGAGCAGGTATAAAAAAAGAAGACATTATTAACGAATTGAATGCAAAGCTTCAGATCCCTGGTGTGGTGAATGGATGGACACAGCCCATCATTAACCGTATTAATATGTTATCTACGGGTATCCGCACAGATGTTGGATTAAAAGTATATGGACAGAATCTGGATTCCATTAATGCCTTCTCTCAAATGTTAAAAAAAGAATTAGAGGGAATTGAAGGTGTTAAAGATTTGTATGTAGAACCAATCACAGGTGGTAAGTATTTAGATATCACTATAAAGAAACAAGAGATCGGACGATATGGACTAACTGAAGATGATATTAATATGATAGTTGAATCTGCCTTAGGTGGAATGAATTTAACTACTACTATTGAGGGCAGGCAGCGATTTAATGTAAATGCGAGATTTGCACAGGACTACCGCAATAGCATCGAGAAAATAAAAAGGACTCCAGTGCAAACAATGAATTATGGCACCATTCCATTGTCAGCTGTAGCAGATATAACTCTATCTGAAGGTCCTCCTATGATCAACTCTGAAAATGCGATGTTACGTGGAACAATACTTTTCAACGTACGGGATAGAGACCTTGGAAGTACTGTAGACGAAGCAATGAAAAAATTAAATAATAAAATCAGTAAGCTACCAAAAGGTTATTTTATTGAATGGAGCGGTCAATATGAAAATTTGATTCGGGCGGAAAGAACATTGCTCATTATAATACCTGTAGTATTGGTTATCATTTTCTTTGCTCTTTATCTAGCCTTCCATTCACTACGAGAAGCATTTCTAAGTCTGTTAACCATTCCATTTGCTTTGATTGGTGGGGCTTATATGATTTATTTTTATCAGGTTAATTTATCTGTAGCTGTAATGGTCGGATTCATTGCTTTGTTTGGAATTGCCGTTGAAACAGGTATTATAATGGTTATTTATTTAAATGATGCCATGCATCAACTGGTACTCAAAAAGAAAGAGCTAAATGAATCCATAACCAATGAAGATATTCGCGAATATGTTATTAATGGGGCAGCTAAACGCTTGCGACCTAAATTAATGACTGTATCCGTTGCACTATTTGGCTTAGTACCTGTATTATGGTCTTCAGGTGTAGGAAGCGATGTGATGCTTCCAATCGTACTGCCAATGATTGGCGGAGTCCTTACCTCTTCTACTCATATACTTCTTGTAACGCCATTGATCTTTGAGATGACAAAAGAATACGAATTAAGAAAATTTGGAAAAATAGATGTATTGGAAGTAGAACATTAA
- a CDS encoding heavy metal-binding domain-containing protein encodes MKKIILPIMAIAIVALVAISCENKNNNLPEDTHTTTQQYTCPMHPEVISDKPGSCPKCGMDLVKKSSSEPMDMKHDSTMHNDSTMKM; translated from the coding sequence ATGAAAAAAATAATCTTGCCAATCATGGCTATTGCTATAGTAGCACTAGTTGCCATATCATGTGAAAACAAAAATAATAATCTTCCTGAAGACACGCATACTACCACTCAGCAGTATACATGCCCAATGCATCCTGAAGTTATTTCTGACAAACCTGGCAGCTGCCCGAAATGCGGAATGGATCTTGTAAAAAAATCTTCCTCAGAACCAATGGATATGAAGCATGACAGCACAATGCACAATGACAGTACTATGAAAATGTAA
- a CDS encoding heavy-metal-associated domain-containing protein encodes MKTKKRIYSILFALIVSVFAFNATAKVLHDETSTFKVYGNCEMCKNRIETALIKNQNIKKATWDVKTKMLTVVYDPHMINLDAIHKIVADAGYDTDKVKATDAAYNKLPGCCKYDRAKKM; translated from the coding sequence ATGAAAACTAAAAAAAGAATTTATTCCATCCTCTTCGCTCTGATTGTATCAGTATTTGCATTTAATGCAACTGCAAAGGTGTTACATGATGAGACATCAACATTTAAGGTATATGGCAACTGTGAAATGTGCAAAAACCGTATTGAAACAGCATTGATAAAAAACCAAAACATCAAAAAAGCAACCTGGGATGTTAAAACAAAAATGCTTACTGTAGTATATGATCCACATATGATAAACCTGGATGCAATTCATAAAATAGTAGCGGATGCAGGTTATGATACAGATAAAGTAAAAGCTACTGATGCAGCGTATAATAAACTTCCGGGTTGCTGCAAATACGATAGAGCTAAAAAAATGTAA